Proteins encoded within one genomic window of Perognathus longimembris pacificus isolate PPM17 chromosome 28, ASM2315922v1, whole genome shotgun sequence:
- the LOC125343173 gene encoding melanoma-associated antigen 10-like, producing the protein MMPHTPPEPEDVLQAQMEATGPEEEQTPQEEEEEEEEEASSFMTAPNLREALVRLIGAIVRRTTEELCNQNREALRVQNDEVLQLALQNEALALVPFLLENYNSCQPVSDVDLLSRITGEYRRYFTMILEKASWCTQLLFGIELREADPFFHTRMLVIAAGITYDGILSHVQGMPKTGLLIIILGIIFTEGGRATEEAIWQVLEKMDIYPDVEHFIYGIPRKLLREDFVIEKYLECHQVVHSDTTGYEFRWGPRAYAETTPMQVFEHWAKNSGIDPSRIASLYQEALQEEQAANAEAMASSIEE; encoded by the coding sequence ATGATGCCACATACCCCCCCTGAGCCTGAGGATGTCCTTCAGGCCCAAATGGAGGCCACAGGCCCCGAGGAGGAGCAAAccccccaggaggaggaggaggaggaggaggaggaggcttccTCTTTCATGACAGCCCCCAACCTAAGGGAAGCACTAGTGAGGCTCATTGGTGCCATAGTTAGGAGGACAACTGAGGAACTGTGCAATCAGAACAGGGAGGCGTTGCGCGTCCAGAATGACGAGGTGTTGCAGCTGGCCCTGCAGAACGAGGCACTGGCATTGGTGCCTTTCCTGTTAGAGAATTATAATTCATGCCAGCCTGTAAGTGATGTAGATTTGCTGAGTCGCATCACCGGAGAGTACCGGAGATACTTCACCATGATCTTAGAGAAAGCTTCTTGGTGCACTCAACTTCTTTTTGGTATTGAGTTAAGGGAGGCCGACCCCTTCTTCCATACTCGTATGCTTGTTATAGCAGCAGGGATCACTTACGATGGCATTCTGAGCCACGTGCAGGGCATGCCCAAGACAGGGCTACTGATAATCATTCTGGGCATTATATTTACGGAGGGTGGCCGTGCCACGGAAGAAGCTATCTGGCAGGTGCTGGAGAAAATGGATATATATCCTGATGTGGAGCACTTCATTTATGGGATACCAAGGAAACTGCTTAGGGAAGACTTTGTGATCGAGAAGTACCTAGAGTGTCATCAGGTGGTCCACAGTGACACCACTGGCTACGAGTTCCGGTGGGGCCCACGGGCGTATGCTGAGACGACGCCAATGCAAGTATTCGAGCACTGGGCCAAGAACAGTGGAATCGACCCAAGTCGCATCGCCTCACTGTATCAAGAAGCATTACAGGAAGAACAGGCAGCAAATGCCGAGGCTATGGCTTCTTCAATAGAAGAGTGA